One window from the genome of Salvia splendens isolate huo1 chromosome 9, SspV2, whole genome shotgun sequence encodes:
- the LOC121749447 gene encoding uncharacterized protein LOC121749447 yields the protein MPPRRRRGPRVENNVGEQTEGSVGNPPPPPPPPLPQPNEREYIKAFRKENPPKFDGLGEPPKAEAWVRDIERVFAFMGCTDRERLACVTYQLTGPADFWWETKKRTLDPARREALTWEEFKEEVYNKYVPMSYRRAKVVEFHTLKQGSMTVTEYDRALCEMTRYAPKLVDTDEKMAAKFRSGLRPEIRVAVASRRGIPYSENHGRQIVPHQRGNPQRIPYCNRCSKHHVGECRVGGIRCYACGGNGHVSRECPNNNKGGVKNGQGQRPPQQPQPIRQVAPQQARAYALKGNQGQEPQASKGKENLADGANEMNRAQEQPV from the exons ATGCCCCCaagacgtagacgtggtccGCGTGTGGAGAACAATGTGGGGGAACAGACAGAAGGAAGTGTTGGGAATCCgcccccgcctccaccaccacctctaccccaaccaaacgaAAGGGAGTACATCAAAGCCTTTCGGAAAGAGAACCCACCCAAGTTCGATGGATTGGGAGAGCCCCCGAAGGCGGAGGCATGGGTACGCGACATTGAGCGTGTCTTTGCGTTTATGGGATGCACGGACAGAGAACGCCTGGCCTGCGTGACGTATCAGCTGACAGGACCCgctgacttttggtgggaaacgaagaagagAACTTTGGACCCCGCTCGCCGTGAGGCGCTTACTTGGGAGGAGTTTAAGGAAGAAGTTTACAATAAGTATGTTCCCATGAGTTATCGACGGGCGAAGGTAGTGGAGTTCCACACTTTAAAACAAGGAAGTATGACGGTCACGGAGTATGACCGCGCCCTATGTGAGATGACTCGTTATGCGCCAAAATTGGTGGAtacagacgagaagatggccGCGAAGTTCCGTTCCGGCCTTAGGCCAGAGATAAGGGTAGCAGTGGCTAGTCGCaggggaattccttattccgag AATCATGGGCGCCAAATTGTGCCACATCAAAGGGGAAACCCGCAGAGAATACCCTACTGTAATCGGTGCTCCAAGCATCATGTTGGGGAGTGCCGAGTTGGAGGCATTCGGTGTTATGCCTGCGGTGGAAATGGGCACGtgtctcgagagtgcccaaacaacaacaaaggtGGAGTGAAGAATGGGCAAGGACAGAGACCACCACAGCagcctcaaccaatccgacaagtggccccacagcaAGCAAGGGCATATGCGCTCAAAGGGAATCAAGGGCAGGAACCCCAAGCCAGCAAGGGCAAagagaatttggcag ATGGTGCGAACGAAATGAACCGCGCTCAAGAGCAGCCAGTATAG